One segment of Macrotis lagotis isolate mMagLag1 chromosome 1, bilby.v1.9.chrom.fasta, whole genome shotgun sequence DNA contains the following:
- the TTC32 gene encoding tetratricopeptide repeat protein 32 — translation MEGPRPRDGDGPLAEAHARFHRGEHAEAEALYSAYIRQCACADGGASAAPPGRPEDLAAAYNNRGQIRYLRVDFPEAVADYTAAIRALPRFEVPYYNRGLVLYRLGQFDEALEDFQKVLNLNPAFQDAMLSLKQTILDKEEKQRRNY, via the exons ATGGAAGGGCCGCGGCCCCGCGACGGCGACGGGCCCCTGGCCGAGGCTCACGCCCGCTTCCACCGGGGCGAGCACGCCGAGGCCGAGGCGCTCTACTCGGCCTACATTCGCCAGTGCGCCTGCGCGGACGGGGGAGCGAGCGCCGCCCC GCCGGGCCGCCCCGAGGACCTGGCCGCGGCCTACAACAACCGGGGCCAGATCCGGTACCTGCGCGTGGACTTCCCCGAGGCCGTGGCCGACTACACGGCCGCCATCCGCGCCCTGCCGCGCTTCGAGGTGCCCTACTACAACCGCGGCCTGGTGCTGTACCGCCTGG GACAATTTGACGAAGCTTTAGAAGATTTCCAGAAAGTTTTAAACTTGAATCCTGCTTTTCAAGATGCTATGCTGAGTTTAAAACAGACTATTTTGgacaaagaagagaaacaaagaagaaattattaa